A window of the Zeugodacus cucurbitae isolate PBARC_wt_2022May chromosome 4, idZeuCucr1.2, whole genome shotgun sequence genome harbors these coding sequences:
- the LOC105214918 gene encoding uncharacterized protein LOC105214918, with protein MNSNERLIFITVMLFSLTLATGIPVDSSQYDLSNQNISNLCAEREVVGVVANPSDTDCTSYIHCYNQYGEWLAKLLKCPEGQFFDTSMGYCSSLYNCSL; from the exons ATGAATTCAAATGAGCGGCTAATTTTTATCACAGTG ATGCTATTCAGTTTGACACTTGCAACAGGCATTCCAGTGGACAGTTCACAATATGATTTGagcaatcaaaatatttcaaatctctgTGCGGAACGAGAAGTAGTGGGCGTTGTAGCCAATCCATCTGATACGGATTGCACCAG TTACATCCATTGCTATAATCAATATGGCGAGTGGCTGGCGAAACTATTGAAGTGTCCAGAGGGACAATTCTTCGACACTTCAATGGGTTACTGCAGTAGTCTTTATAACTGTTCACTTTGA